Proteins encoded in a region of the Paenibacillus wynnii genome:
- a CDS encoding protein adenylyltransferase SelO produces MTEKKKTLETGWNFDNSYARLPESIFTKQAPTSVRSPELIILNDPLATSLGLNVQALQSNDGVAVFAGNQVPEGAFPLAQAYAGHQFGHFTKLGDGRAVLLGEQITPTAERYDIQLKGSGRTPYSRGGDGRAALGPMLREYIISEAMHALGIATTRSLAVVTTGEPVIRDTEEPGAVLTRVAASHLRVGTFQYVAKWGTAEDLQALADYTLQRHFPEIDAEENRYLRLLQEVIKRQAVLIAKWQLVGFIHGVMNTDNMALSGETIDYGPCAFMDTYDPATVFSSIDIQGRYAYGNQPQIAAWNLTRFAETLLPLLHDDEEKAVQLAEDALSDFGEQFNRNWLTGMRTKLGLFDEEPQDEPLIESLLHMMQKYRADYTNTFRALTFDKLEDTALSGTAEFSQWLELWQARLGRQQEPHASSHQLMRSSNPALIPRNHRVEEALASAVNQGDYHVMERLLEALSSPYEHLPEQAEFCTMPESSAHPYRTFCGT; encoded by the coding sequence ATGACAGAGAAAAAGAAAACCCTAGAAACAGGGTGGAATTTCGACAACAGCTATGCTCGTCTGCCGGAATCCATTTTCACCAAACAGGCCCCTACTTCTGTACGATCCCCTGAGTTGATTATTCTTAATGATCCGTTGGCGACCTCACTGGGGTTGAACGTCCAAGCGTTGCAAAGCAATGATGGCGTAGCGGTGTTCGCCGGCAATCAGGTACCCGAAGGCGCCTTCCCTCTTGCTCAGGCTTATGCAGGACACCAATTCGGGCATTTCACCAAGTTAGGGGATGGCCGTGCTGTGCTGCTTGGAGAACAGATCACTCCCACAGCAGAGCGATACGACATTCAGCTTAAGGGTTCAGGTAGAACGCCCTACTCCAGGGGAGGAGACGGCCGGGCTGCGCTAGGGCCGATGCTGCGCGAATACATAATCAGCGAAGCCATGCATGCCCTTGGTATTGCTACCACCCGCAGTTTAGCGGTGGTAACAACCGGTGAACCCGTCATCCGCGACACCGAAGAACCCGGTGCTGTTCTGACCCGTGTAGCTGCCAGTCACTTACGGGTCGGCACCTTTCAATACGTTGCAAAATGGGGCACCGCAGAGGATCTCCAAGCTCTCGCCGATTACACATTGCAAAGGCATTTTCCAGAAATTGATGCTGAAGAGAATCGCTATCTTCGCCTTCTTCAGGAAGTTATCAAGCGTCAGGCTGTGCTAATCGCCAAATGGCAGCTTGTTGGTTTTATTCACGGAGTGATGAACACCGATAACATGGCTCTTAGCGGAGAAACCATAGATTACGGTCCTTGCGCATTCATGGATACTTATGACCCGGCAACGGTATTTAGCTCCATTGACATTCAAGGCCGCTACGCCTATGGTAATCAGCCGCAGATTGCAGCTTGGAATCTTACCAGATTCGCAGAAACCCTATTGCCGCTGCTGCACGATGACGAGGAGAAGGCCGTTCAACTGGCTGAGGACGCGCTCTCGGATTTTGGTGAGCAGTTTAACCGTAATTGGCTTACGGGAATGAGAACTAAACTGGGATTGTTTGATGAAGAGCCGCAGGATGAGCCCCTTATTGAGAGCCTGCTCCATATGATGCAGAAGTATCGTGCGGATTACACCAACACCTTCCGCGCATTAACTTTTGATAAGCTTGAGGATACGGCTTTGTCTGGCACCGCTGAATTTTCGCAGTGGCTGGAGCTGTGGCAGGCGAGACTAGGCAGGCAGCAGGAGCCTCATGCCTCTTCGCATCAATTGATGCGCAGCAGTAATCCCGCGCTGATCCCTAGAAACCATCGGGTAGAAGAAGCCCTTGCTTCCGCGGTGAACCAAGGAGACTACCACGTGATGGAGCGGCTTCTGGAAGCACTCTCAAGCCCCTACGAACATTTACCTGAACAAGCTGAGTTCTGCACAATGCCTGAATCATCAGCCCATCC
- a CDS encoding methyl-accepting chemotaxis protein — MKLATKLTWMMLIVLLLVGSSIGFVGYRTAHNQVDEAAGIELVGCANITTGLIDPKDIAALVAGDNSKLKAIEDRISWIIKHKPIFKEAFILSLDGKVLAADSSFKNRGYKAGDSFYFNEEDKKTITTMKHSTYSEIYTYEGISLKTGYGPIYQDHDPTKPIVALMAINFDGPLIQERTMDIIVQPFIIGSSILIIAILIAYLLIRRMVSPLSKLSTSVNLVAKGDLTHDPILFNSKDEIGTLARDFNDMTLSLRKLITEVNDTSLQVASSSEELSASAQETNRAGEHSVNITIELAEGSQTQLQNLEGSYQAVQDMSRFIVEIAGNADKAMNNAVINAEKARTGREAIDSSTGQMLVVNESIMHLSGIIDSLSSHSKEIESIVGTIASIAEETNLLSLNAAIEAARAGEEGRGFAVVANSVRKLAERSANSAGQIGELVGLIVNQMDKAGENMKRSTHEMGQGKEMIMSAGHSFSEIENSVSEMAAQSQQISTTVRELATISDGLVHSIQNIVNISNQTAAGAESLSASSQEQLAAMEEVEASAAFLSSMADKLQVLVDQFKV, encoded by the coding sequence ATGAAGTTAGCAACTAAATTAACATGGATGATGCTTATTGTTTTGCTGCTTGTGGGATCATCCATAGGGTTTGTCGGTTACCGAACGGCTCATAATCAGGTGGATGAGGCTGCCGGTATTGAATTGGTAGGATGCGCTAATATTACTACAGGCCTTATTGATCCAAAGGATATCGCCGCTCTTGTAGCGGGTGATAACAGCAAACTAAAAGCCATTGAGGATCGGATCAGCTGGATCATTAAGCACAAGCCAATCTTTAAGGAAGCCTTTATCCTGTCTCTGGATGGCAAGGTTCTAGCCGCCGACAGCAGTTTCAAAAATAGAGGCTATAAGGCTGGAGACTCCTTCTATTTCAACGAAGAGGACAAGAAAACGATCACCACCATGAAGCACTCCACTTACTCCGAGATCTATACATATGAAGGCATCTCTCTTAAAACAGGCTACGGACCCATCTATCAGGACCACGACCCCACTAAACCTATCGTTGCTTTAATGGCTATTAATTTCGACGGTCCCTTGATTCAGGAACGGACCATGGATATTATTGTACAGCCCTTTATTATAGGGTCATCTATCTTAATTATTGCTATTCTGATCGCGTATCTCTTGATCCGCCGCATGGTTAGTCCACTATCCAAGCTGTCTACATCCGTTAATCTCGTTGCCAAGGGCGATCTTACTCATGACCCAATTCTATTCAACAGCAAGGACGAGATCGGTACCCTTGCCCGTGACTTCAACGATATGACATTAAGTCTGCGGAAACTCATCACGGAAGTTAATGATACCTCCTTACAAGTCGCCTCATCATCAGAGGAGTTATCTGCCAGTGCCCAGGAGACGAACCGGGCCGGAGAGCATAGCGTTAACATTACCATTGAGCTGGCCGAGGGATCACAGACTCAACTGCAGAATTTGGAGGGCAGTTATCAGGCGGTACAAGACATGTCACGCTTTATTGTGGAAATCGCCGGAAATGCTGACAAAGCTATGAATAACGCCGTCATTAACGCAGAGAAAGCCCGTACAGGCCGGGAGGCAATCGATTCCAGCACAGGCCAGATGTTGGTTGTGAATGAGAGCATCATGCATCTGTCTGGCATTATAGACTCCCTGTCCAGCCACTCCAAGGAGATTGAGAGTATTGTTGGTACAATTGCCAGTATTGCCGAAGAAACCAACCTCCTCTCTCTGAATGCTGCTATTGAAGCAGCACGCGCCGGTGAAGAAGGCCGCGGCTTCGCTGTAGTTGCTAACTCTGTACGGAAGCTTGCAGAACGCTCTGCCAACTCAGCCGGACAAATTGGCGAATTGGTAGGCTTAATTGTTAATCAGATGGATAAAGCCGGAGAAAATATGAAGCGTTCCACCCATGAGATGGGCCAAGGCAAAGAGATGATTATGTCTGCCGGACATTCCTTCTCTGAGATTGAAAACTCCGTGTCCGAAATGGCTGCTCAAAGCCAGCAGATATCTACAACGGTACGGGAGCTGGCCACGATTTCAGATGGGCTAGTCCATTCTATTCAGAACATCGTGAACATATCCAATCAAACCGCCGCAGGAGCAGAGAGCTTGTCAGCTTCTTCACAAGAGCAGCTTGCGGCGATGGAGGAAGTAGAGGCTTCGGCTGCTTTCCTATCCTCTATGGCGGACAAGCTTCAGGTTCTGGTAGACCAGTTCAAAGTATAA
- a CDS encoding MarR family winged helix-turn-helix transcriptional regulator, translating into MSQEMDPLVESIGLSMWRVQRKIILGMNTQKELGLTFPQYSLLSMIAKEKKSRVIQLADKMEVKSSAVTVMLDRMEILGLISRETDENDRRAVVVTITDKGQRIQTEGKRRSEMLLGQYLSILEPDELKRFAEYFERIVIQEP; encoded by the coding sequence ATGTCGCAAGAAATGGACCCGCTAGTCGAAAGTATAGGATTATCCATGTGGAGGGTTCAACGGAAGATTATATTGGGGATGAATACGCAGAAAGAGCTGGGACTCACCTTCCCTCAATATTCTCTTCTGAGTATGATTGCCAAGGAAAAGAAATCACGGGTTATCCAGCTGGCGGATAAAATGGAAGTCAAATCGAGTGCGGTTACGGTTATGCTGGATCGGATGGAAATACTGGGCCTAATCAGCCGTGAAACGGATGAGAATGATCGAAGAGCCGTTGTAGTTACGATTACTGACAAAGGTCAACGTATTCAAACGGAGGGGAAACGACGTTCCGAGATGCTGCTCGGTCAATACTTATCTATTCTAGAGCCGGATGAGCTGAAAAGGTTTGCCGAGTATTTCGAAAGAATTGTCATTCAAGAACCTTAG
- a CDS encoding LTA synthase family protein, translating into MSFINGKRWIVKPFIFFTLIFVLKSFLAWGVIFGDMLPWKSLLTEIPFVWALFCIIERFSSKRKLGYYMTVNLLVTAIFFAAIMYFKYYGVIVTYHALEQVNQVTAVRNSVFSLMDPYYLLIFLDIIVLGYYFLRNKKGRDLKRKINQQGRKGIVSVVFIISLGLCLFNILPNQASMNEIKKAQEMGILSYEAYTIFANEKTDIVNTREITQEAINTLKGIDPSVKPNLQSAAKGKNLIIIQLESFQSFLLGLKLDGQEVTPNLNRLMEDSLYFPNFYQMVGQGNTSDAEFVVNTSFYIPPRGAATMAYVDKKLPSLPRLLKENGYQTATFHTNDVEFWNRGELYSSLGWDHYYDHKFFGDEDVFFFGASDDVLYHKTSDKLKEMSTQGQPFYAQVISMSAHHPFTIPEDKYRMKLPERYEGTFVGDYIRSQNYADEAFGQFVEELKANGIWDNSVFMIYGDHMGLPIYSLDHDDKELMNEIYGLEYSYAHMTNIPLLILGAGNTEPQVLEQVGGEIDILPTAAGLLGVSLENYLHFGQNLLTETYNLLPERYYLPSGSFIGTSGLLIPGNSFEDNTQYPLAVGGKKPAATEDEYNRALRLLQLSDSYVTQLPDKP; encoded by the coding sequence GTGTCATTCATTAACGGTAAACGTTGGATCGTGAAACCCTTTATATTTTTCACTTTAATTTTTGTCCTAAAAAGCTTTTTAGCCTGGGGTGTCATTTTCGGGGATATGCTCCCTTGGAAATCATTACTTACAGAGATTCCTTTCGTTTGGGCCCTCTTCTGCATCATTGAAAGGTTCTCCTCCAAACGGAAACTTGGGTATTACATGACGGTTAATTTGCTGGTAACTGCGATCTTTTTTGCCGCCATTATGTATTTCAAATATTATGGAGTTATCGTAACTTACCATGCCCTAGAGCAGGTAAATCAGGTGACCGCCGTTCGAAACAGCGTATTCTCGCTTATGGATCCTTATTATTTACTCATCTTCTTGGATATTATTGTGTTGGGCTATTATTTCTTGCGTAATAAGAAGGGCCGGGACTTGAAGAGAAAGATTAACCAGCAAGGCCGGAAAGGTATTGTTTCTGTGGTATTCATTATCTCACTGGGGCTGTGTCTCTTCAATATACTCCCTAATCAGGCCAGTATGAATGAGATTAAAAAAGCGCAGGAAATGGGTATCTTGAGTTATGAAGCTTATACTATTTTCGCGAATGAAAAAACAGACATTGTAAACACTCGTGAAATCACGCAGGAAGCGATTAATACACTAAAAGGCATTGACCCTTCAGTGAAGCCTAATCTCCAAAGTGCGGCTAAAGGTAAAAACCTCATCATTATTCAATTGGAATCCTTTCAAAGTTTCCTGCTCGGTCTAAAATTAGACGGACAGGAAGTAACACCGAATCTCAACCGTCTTATGGAGGACAGTCTATATTTCCCTAACTTCTATCAAATGGTTGGTCAGGGCAATACCTCTGATGCCGAGTTTGTAGTGAATACCTCCTTCTACATTCCGCCCCGCGGAGCCGCTACTATGGCCTATGTGGACAAGAAGCTACCAAGCTTGCCGCGTCTGCTGAAGGAGAACGGTTATCAGACCGCAACATTCCATACAAATGATGTGGAGTTCTGGAACCGGGGTGAGCTGTACAGTTCATTAGGTTGGGATCATTATTATGATCATAAGTTTTTTGGGGATGAAGATGTCTTTTTCTTCGGAGCCTCGGATGATGTGCTCTATCACAAAACATCCGATAAGCTCAAGGAGATGAGCACGCAAGGACAGCCCTTCTATGCTCAGGTCATCTCCATGTCAGCCCACCATCCCTTCACGATTCCGGAAGACAAATACCGGATGAAGTTGCCGGAGCGGTACGAAGGAACCTTTGTTGGCGATTATATTCGCTCACAGAATTATGCGGATGAAGCATTCGGTCAATTCGTTGAGGAATTGAAGGCCAACGGTATTTGGGATAACAGTGTGTTCATGATTTATGGTGATCACATGGGCTTGCCTATCTACTCGCTTGATCATGATGACAAAGAACTGATGAATGAAATTTATGGACTTGAATACAGCTACGCCCACATGACCAATATTCCGCTCCTTATTCTTGGCGCTGGAAATACGGAACCGCAGGTTCTGGAACAGGTTGGCGGAGAGATTGATATCTTGCCTACTGCCGCTGGACTATTGGGTGTCTCACTGGAAAACTACTTGCATTTCGGCCAAAATCTTTTGACCGAGACCTATAACCTTCTGCCGGAAAGATATTATCTGCCATCCGGTTCCTTCATCGGTACCTCGGGCTTACTGATCCCCGGCAACAGCTTCGAGGATAACACTCAATATCCTCTTGCCGTTGGAGGTAAGAAGCCTGCTGCAACGGAGGATGAGTATAACCGGGCATTAAGACTACTGCAGCTATCAGACAGCTATGTCACACAGCTTCCAGACAAACCATAA
- a CDS encoding helicase C-terminal domain-containing protein, producing the protein MNYPVMISVRALVEYSFRSGSIESGFHTAASMAEGTRIHRKIQKQYKEGDRKEVYLKAEIPYGELLFIVDGRCDGLLIKDTGQLIVEEIKSTSEPLDRLGEGRTVHWAQALMYAYMVSTEQGLSSIEVRLTYVQSGSEVQTSMNRTLTLEELNSFAIDTVSRYARYAELLLQHNQHKEKSVRMLNFPFPTYREGQRHFAGAVYKSVSEGVNLFAQAPTGIGKTMSTLFPVIKAMGEGRARVLFYLTAKTVTRIAAEEAVALLVSQGMHLHAISITAKEKACFREEGLCTKEYCPFAEGYYDRINDTLIDLLEHETLMTRDIIARYARKHRVCPFELSLDAAYACDAIICDYNYIYDPRISLKRLVEENKKETVLLVDEAHNLVDRGREMFSASLRKAPFLGLQRAFKGVNHRLSIAAKNVNSFFIALRKSCNEEGQGQWITYPEELPSLLEAFAAEAEQELIVPSIVLASQTAEADEGEESLLDTYYAVQAMLRTFKTYDERYLTYAEVQRSDVYLKLFNLDPSYLLQQTAKGFRSQISFSATLSPMSYYRDMIGATEDDYSLVVPSPFQKEQWTVSVLPLSTRYHDRDKSLVPLAGALNDMVSVKGNYLVFFPSYLYLRDVYEIFRESYPRITTLVQGTGMSEEERESFLASFQAGNEETLLGFAVLGGIFSEGVDLPGDRLNGVMVVGVGLPQLGLERNLLRQYFNNQGENGFDYAYVYPGMCKVLQAGGRLIRTEQDTGVIMLADDRFLQSPYLMLLPEEWRNYRVIK; encoded by the coding sequence ATGAATTACCCGGTTATGATCTCGGTCAGAGCGCTTGTGGAATATTCTTTCCGCAGCGGCAGTATAGAATCGGGCTTCCATACTGCCGCCTCCATGGCAGAGGGTACCCGGATTCATCGAAAGATACAGAAGCAGTATAAGGAAGGCGATCGTAAGGAAGTGTATTTGAAGGCGGAAATTCCGTATGGTGAGCTGTTATTCATAGTGGATGGCCGTTGTGACGGCCTGTTAATTAAGGATACAGGACAGCTTATAGTTGAGGAAATTAAATCAACCTCCGAGCCGCTTGATAGGTTGGGTGAGGGTCGCACGGTACATTGGGCTCAAGCGCTTATGTATGCTTATATGGTATCCACAGAACAAGGCCTCTCCTCCATAGAGGTGAGATTGACTTATGTGCAAAGCGGAAGTGAAGTGCAGACAAGTATGAATAGGACTTTGACTCTGGAGGAGCTGAATTCTTTTGCAATAGATACGGTATCCCGGTATGCAAGGTATGCGGAGCTGCTGCTTCAGCATAATCAACATAAGGAGAAAAGCGTCCGCATGCTGAACTTCCCCTTTCCGACCTACCGGGAGGGGCAGCGGCATTTTGCTGGGGCCGTGTACAAATCCGTCTCAGAAGGTGTGAATTTGTTCGCTCAGGCTCCAACAGGAATTGGGAAAACGATGTCTACTTTATTTCCGGTTATCAAGGCGATGGGAGAAGGGCGGGCACGGGTCCTTTTCTATTTAACAGCAAAGACGGTTACCCGAATAGCAGCGGAAGAAGCTGTTGCCCTGTTGGTATCACAAGGAATGCATCTGCATGCCATCTCGATTACGGCGAAAGAGAAAGCCTGTTTTCGGGAGGAAGGCCTCTGCACAAAGGAGTACTGTCCATTTGCAGAAGGTTATTATGATCGGATTAACGACACGCTGATCGATTTATTGGAGCATGAGACCCTGATGACACGGGATATTATAGCCCGGTATGCACGAAAGCATAGGGTCTGTCCCTTTGAGCTGTCGCTGGATGCGGCTTATGCGTGTGATGCCATCATCTGTGATTATAACTATATTTACGATCCAAGGATCAGCCTGAAGCGGCTGGTGGAAGAGAACAAGAAGGAAACGGTGCTGCTTGTTGATGAGGCGCATAACCTGGTAGACCGGGGGCGGGAGATGTTCTCGGCTTCACTTCGCAAAGCTCCTTTTCTAGGCTTGCAGCGAGCCTTCAAGGGAGTAAACCATAGACTCAGTATTGCCGCAAAAAACGTGAACAGCTTTTTTATAGCGCTCCGTAAAAGCTGTAATGAGGAAGGCCAGGGCCAATGGATTACCTATCCTGAAGAGCTGCCTTCCCTGCTGGAGGCATTTGCAGCGGAGGCAGAGCAGGAGCTTATAGTACCTTCTATTGTATTAGCCTCTCAGACAGCAGAAGCAGATGAGGGTGAAGAGAGCTTGCTGGATACGTATTATGCGGTACAAGCCATGCTGCGCACCTTCAAAACCTATGACGAGCGATACCTTACCTATGCCGAGGTCCAGCGCAGCGATGTATATTTGAAGCTTTTCAATTTAGACCCTTCCTATCTTTTGCAGCAGACGGCTAAGGGGTTCCGCAGTCAAATCTCGTTCTCAGCTACACTTTCACCCATGTCCTATTACAGAGATATGATTGGAGCCACGGAGGATGACTACAGTCTGGTCGTTCCTTCTCCCTTTCAAAAGGAGCAATGGACGGTTTCGGTACTCCCTCTTTCTACGCGGTATCATGACCGGGACAAGTCCTTGGTTCCACTCGCAGGTGCGCTAAATGACATGGTATCTGTGAAGGGGAACTATCTTGTTTTTTTCCCCTCCTATCTGTACTTGCGGGATGTGTATGAGATTTTTAGGGAGAGTTATCCTAGAATAACAACTCTTGTGCAGGGTACGGGGATGAGTGAGGAAGAAAGAGAGAGCTTCCTGGCGTCTTTCCAGGCGGGTAATGAGGAAACTCTGCTTGGCTTCGCTGTGCTCGGAGGTATCTTTTCAGAGGGAGTGGATTTACCGGGTGATCGATTGAACGGAGTAATGGTGGTAGGTGTCGGATTACCCCAGCTCGGGTTGGAACGTAATCTGCTACGGCAGTATTTCAATAATCAGGGGGAAAATGGCTTTGATTATGCCTATGTCTACCCGGGTATGTGTAAAGTATTGCAGGCGGGCGGGCGGCTGATTCGCACCGAACAGGATACGGGAGTCATTATGCTGGCAGATGACCGTTTTTTGCAGAGTCCATACTTGATGCTGCTTCCGGAGGAATGGAGAAACTACCGGGTCATCAAATAA
- a CDS encoding Gfo/Idh/MocA family protein: MTLKIGIIGTGWFSKVHADLLAAMDEVQVQAVCGSSKEKGEEMANQYGAAGYGDTTEMLDAENLDAVYICVPPHSHGAIERSIIRRGIPFFIEKPLGVSTEIPASLLQDIKERQLLTSVGYHFRYQDNIARLKELLRGDKVGMIVGQWMGSMPGVAWWRNQEQSGGQFTEQTTHIVDLLRYLGGEVTEVYGMFGNRVVHEQHDNVTVSDVGTVSLKLESGIVANISNTCVLPGEVSRVGLSFYNDRGLLDWNPERLLEVRSGDSTEHANSGDPYLAESEAFLQAVRTGDRSRILCDYEDGYKTLKVTCAAYESAKLGLPVKL; encoded by the coding sequence ATGACGCTTAAGATTGGTATTATCGGGACAGGTTGGTTCTCTAAAGTACATGCGGATTTGCTGGCCGCTATGGATGAAGTGCAGGTGCAGGCTGTATGTGGCAGCAGTAAAGAAAAAGGGGAGGAAATGGCCAACCAATACGGTGCAGCGGGATATGGGGATACGACCGAAATGCTGGATGCAGAGAACCTGGATGCTGTATATATCTGTGTTCCCCCACATTCCCATGGAGCCATCGAACGTTCCATTATTCGTCGGGGTATTCCCTTTTTCATAGAAAAGCCGCTGGGTGTCAGTACGGAGATACCCGCCAGCCTGCTTCAGGACATCAAAGAACGACAATTATTAACCTCGGTCGGTTACCATTTCCGTTATCAGGATAATATTGCCCGGCTGAAGGAGCTTTTGCGCGGAGATAAAGTAGGTATGATTGTCGGTCAATGGATGGGAAGCATGCCGGGCGTAGCCTGGTGGCGGAATCAAGAGCAGTCCGGCGGGCAATTTACAGAGCAGACTACACATATTGTGGACTTGCTGCGGTATCTGGGGGGCGAAGTAACCGAGGTGTATGGAATGTTCGGCAACCGGGTTGTACATGAGCAGCATGACAATGTAACTGTATCCGATGTAGGCACAGTTTCACTGAAGCTTGAAAGCGGCATCGTAGCTAATATCTCTAATACATGCGTATTGCCGGGAGAAGTAAGCCGTGTAGGCCTAAGTTTTTATAATGACCGCGGCCTGCTGGATTGGAATCCGGAGCGGCTGCTGGAGGTGCGGAGTGGGGACAGTACGGAGCATGCAAACTCCGGTGATCCTTATCTTGCAGAAAGCGAAGCTTTCCTGCAAGCAGTGCGCACCGGAGACCGCTCGCGAATCCTTTGCGATTACGAGGATGGTTACAAGACTTTGAAGGTGACTTGTGCAGCTTATGAATCTGCGAAATTGGGGCTCCCGGTGAAATTATAA
- a CDS encoding CidB/LrgB family autolysis modulator translates to MIIGLLLLILTVGVYLISKQVYVLSSKMYVSPLIITPLLIISFLLITGISYDSYNAGGQWLTQLLQPATVAFAIPLHKNFKVLKKHAAEIAAGVLSGSVIAVVSSVFLAKWLHLSSDLTTSLVPRSVTTPIAMSISQSIGGVPNITAVFVILTGILGTLMGPSVLRLFRIDNEIARGVSLGTAAHGTGTSKAFELSSLTGTISSIAMILTALFTLGVTPGLLAVFLH, encoded by the coding sequence ATGATAATCGGCCTACTGCTGCTCATACTTACTGTCGGAGTCTACCTGATCTCGAAGCAGGTATATGTTCTTAGCTCCAAAATGTATGTCTCCCCGCTAATCATCACACCGCTGCTTATTATAAGCTTCCTTCTGATTACAGGAATTTCATATGACTCTTACAATGCGGGAGGCCAATGGCTGACCCAGCTGCTGCAACCGGCAACTGTGGCCTTTGCAATCCCTTTGCATAAAAACTTCAAGGTACTCAAAAAGCACGCCGCCGAAATTGCGGCAGGCGTGCTCTCTGGTTCGGTAATTGCGGTAGTATCTTCGGTATTCTTAGCCAAATGGCTGCATCTCAGCAGTGATTTGACTACTAGTCTGGTACCCCGTTCTGTAACTACACCGATAGCTATGAGTATTTCGCAAAGTATCGGTGGCGTGCCGAATATTACGGCCGTCTTCGTAATACTGACCGGAATCCTGGGTACACTGATGGGGCCATCCGTTCTGCGCCTCTTCCGCATTGACAATGAGATTGCCCGCGGTGTTTCGCTGGGAACCGCTGCGCATGGGACGGGCACCTCTAAAGCCTTTGAGCTGAGTTCATTGACCGGAACCATCTCCAGCATCGCGATGATCTTGACGGCATTATTCACATTAGGCGTAACGCCGGGCTTGCTCGCGGTTTTCCTCCACTAA
- a CDS encoding CidA/LrgA family holin-like protein, which translates to MKKIAKGLLQVTGLTAFSLLINALTSVLHLPIPGSIFGMVVLFILLELGVVQLNWVDIGASWLLAELLLFFIPSAIGVMKYTSLLEADGLRLLALLLIGTFAVMSCSGLLTGAIYKARERRSS; encoded by the coding sequence ATGAAGAAAATAGCCAAAGGATTATTGCAAGTAACGGGGTTGACCGCATTCTCTCTCCTGATAAATGCGTTAACTTCAGTGTTGCATTTGCCTATACCCGGCAGTATTTTCGGCATGGTAGTACTCTTTATTCTACTGGAGCTTGGAGTAGTTCAGCTCAACTGGGTGGATATTGGAGCCTCCTGGCTGCTGGCCGAGCTATTGCTTTTCTTCATTCCTTCGGCAATCGGCGTCATGAAATATACTTCACTGCTCGAAGCTGACGGCCTGCGCCTGCTCGCCTTACTCCTTATAGGCACCTTTGCTGTGATGTCCTGCTCCGGGCTGCTTACAGGTGCTATTTACAAAGCAAGGGAGCGTAGATCCTCATGA
- the cidR gene encoding cidABC operon transcriptional activator CidR, producing the protein MDIRQLEYFVQVARLNSFSKAAESLFITQPTISKMIRNLEVELGADLFYREGKSIRLTDAGEILLTKAQNTVESFQSLSSELDSLRDLKKGHIRIGLPPMVGASFFPAVIGQFHKKYPEVTIRLYEDGAKKVENDVETGLLDVGVVVLPVNSARFHYFSFNEEKLQLLVPVTHRLAGTESVPMSELAEEEFVLFREDFTLHDRIITECVKAGFQPKVVYESSQWDLISRMVAAGLGIALLPETICRDMDRSRIAIIPLTVPAIPWQVGMIWRRDRYLSFAAREWIDFARGLLEE; encoded by the coding sequence GTGGATATTCGGCAATTAGAATACTTTGTACAAGTGGCCAGGCTGAACAGTTTTTCCAAAGCAGCAGAGTCCTTATTTATAACCCAGCCAACGATCAGCAAGATGATCCGCAATTTGGAGGTGGAGCTCGGGGCGGATCTATTCTACCGCGAGGGGAAAAGTATCCGACTGACGGATGCCGGAGAAATTCTGTTAACGAAGGCACAAAACACTGTAGAGTCTTTCCAGAGCCTGTCTTCCGAGCTGGATAGTCTAAGGGATTTGAAGAAAGGTCATATCAGGATAGGGCTGCCGCCCATGGTAGGCGCAAGCTTTTTCCCGGCTGTAATCGGACAATTCCATAAAAAGTATCCGGAGGTTACCATCCGGCTGTATGAAGATGGAGCAAAAAAAGTAGAGAATGATGTCGAGACAGGATTGCTTGATGTAGGTGTAGTTGTACTTCCGGTGAATAGTGCCCGGTTTCATTACTTCTCCTTTAACGAAGAAAAGCTGCAGCTACTTGTACCTGTAACCCATAGGCTGGCAGGCACGGAGTCGGTTCCGATGAGTGAACTGGCTGAGGAGGAGTTCGTTCTATTCCGGGAGGATTTCACATTACATGACCGTATTATTACTGAATGTGTAAAAGCGGGTTTCCAGCCGAAGGTAGTCTATGAAAGCTCACAGTGGGATCTAATCAGCCGTATGGTAGCTGCGGGCCTCGGAATTGCGCTTCTTCCGGAGACCATCTGCCGTGATATGGACCGTTCACGGATCGCTATCATCCCCTTGACTGTGCCGGCTATTCCTTGGCAGGTGGGAATGATCTGGCGGAGGGACCGTTATCTTTCCTTTGCGGCCCGCGAATGGATAGATTTTGCCCGGGGACTTCTCGAGGAGTAA